Proteins from one Setaria italica strain Yugu1 chromosome V, Setaria_italica_v2.0, whole genome shotgun sequence genomic window:
- the LOC101774341 gene encoding cyclin-L1-1, with translation MIYTAIDTFYLTDEQLRDSPSRKDGIDEATETALRVYGCDLIQESGILLRLPQAVMATAQVLFHRFYCKKSFVRFSAKRVAASCVWLAGKLEESPRKSKHIIFVFHRMECRRENLPIEYLDVFSKKYSELRHDLIRTERHLLKEMGFICHVEHPHKFISNYLVTLEAPELTQEAWNLANDSLRTTLCVRFKSEVVACGVVYAAARRRGISLPEDPPWWTVFDADEAGIQEVCRVLAHLYSLPKSQYIPVYKDNDSFTIRTPDPQASKESPASAVASDKGTPVPSSSSQEKDSVTKAAPNKVKEKSDDEAKPLLAELNGKQDPAASSKSEKSELGVDRSRERERERSRGRDRDGRGRDSDRDSRGRDSDRERDRRRRSRERSSGHSDKEKSRRQSSRDRGDYYSSHSSREKDRHRHH, from the exons ATGATCTACACTGCGATTGACACCTTCTACCTGACGGACGAGCAGCTGCGGGACTCGCCGTCGCGGAAGGATGGGATCGACGAGGCCACCGAGACCGCGCTCCGTGTCTACGGATGCGACCTCATCCAGGAGAGCGGCATCCTCCTCAGGCT ACCACAAGCAGTGATGGCCACAGCACAAGTATTGTTCCATCGCTTTTACTGCAAGAAATCATTTGTTCGATTTAGTGCAAAG AGAGTTGCTGCTAGCTGTGTTTGGCTGGCAGGGAAGTTGGAGGAGAGTCCTAGGAAATCGAAGCATATTATATTTGTATTCCACAGAATGGAATGCAGGAGAGAAAACTTGCCAATTGAATACTTAGATGTCTTTTCAAAG AAATACTCAGAACTGAGGCATGACCTGATAAGGACAGAACGACATCTGTTGAAGGAGATGGGTTTTATTTGCCATGTCGAACACCCCCATAAGTTCATATCGAACTACCTTGTAACACTTGAAGCCCCTGAGCTAACTCAAGAGGCATGGAACCTTGCCAATGATAG CTTGAGGACAACTCTGTGTGTGCGATTCAAGAGTGAAGTGGTAGCATGCGGAGTTGTGTATGCTGCAGCCAGGAGACGTGGTATTTCCCTTCCTGAGGATCCTCCGTGGTGGACTGTCTTCGATGCTGATGAAGCTGGAATTCAAGAAGTTTGCCGGGTTCTTGCTCACCTCTACAGCCTCCCCAAGTCGCAATACATACCAGTGTATAAAGACAATGATTCCTTTACTATTAGGACACCAGATCCACAGGCTTCAAAG GAAAGTCCTGCAAGTGCTGTTGCTAGTGATAAGGGTACTCCTGTACCCTCCAGTTCTAGCCAGGAGAAGGATTCAGTGACGAAGGCTGCACCAAACAAGGTCAAGGAAAAAAGTGACGACGAAGCTAAGCCATTGCTTGCTGAACTCAATGGAAAACAAGACCCGGCGGCGAGTTCGAAGAGTGAGAAATCAGAGTTGGGAGTTGACCGGAGTcgggaaagagaaagagaaagatcAAGAGGGCGGGACCGTGATGGCAGGGGTAGGGATTCTGATCGTGATAGTAGGGGCCGTGACTCGGATCGTGAAAGGGACAGGAGACGTCGTTCTAGGGAAAGAAGTTCAG GACATTCAGACAAGGAGAAGTCAAGGCGCCAGTCGTCACGAG ACCGGGGTGACTACTACAGTTCGCACTCATCTCGTGAAAAGGATCGGCACAGGCACCATTGA